The following are encoded in a window of Sebastes umbrosus isolate fSebUmb1 chromosome 7, fSebUmb1.pri, whole genome shotgun sequence genomic DNA:
- the otol1b gene encoding otolin 1b, which produces MRIISCQSTLVAVVVVTLTVVSCAEAKTTQKPKYHYTKKPVPQITVHSPVITSTPKTLKIVPDANPVRPHPPPTTEKTTYPNVYPQYHTERTEPPGAGPENYTLDYSECYFNFCECCPPERGPRGPKGDRGLAGPPGDRGLSGAAGLPGPPGVSGPMGLRGDKGHKGDRGNSGTGGPPGVTGKPGQKGDVGSKGERGEIGLLGVKGDSGGKGEPGQNGTAGEKGEPGKDGPVGPPGVAVELGPKGDKGDKGECGTFGDRGQKGERGDTGSPGIPGAMGIPGMNGKHGSPGPVGLRGDQGPPGPQGEPGFTGPQGPQGIRGMLGPKGDRGYPGMRGERGFRGMKGAKGSGVPQKRSAFSVGISPRKSFPPSGFPIRFDKVFYNDDNHFNVTSNSFTCVHAGVYVFSFHITVRNQPLRATLVVNGSRRVRTRDSLYGQDIDQASTLVVLRLAVGDQVWMETLRDWNGAYASSEDDSIFSGFLLYSDII; this is translated from the exons ATGAGGATTATCTCCTGTCAGTCGACCCTTGTGGCTGTAGTTGTGGTTACACTCACTGTGGTGTCCTGCGCTGAAGCTAAGACAACACAGAAGCCAAAGTACCATTACACCAAGAAGCCCGTCCCTCAGATCACCGTGCACAGCCCTGTGATCACCAGCACGCCCAAGACTCTCAAGATAGTGCCGGACGCAAATCCTGTGAGGCCCCATCCGCCGCCCACCACAGAGAAGACCACCTATCCAAATGTCTATCCACAGTACCACACAGAGCGCACAGAGCCCCCTGGTGCCGGCCCTGAGAATTACACTCTAGACTACAGCGAGTGCTACTTCAACTTCTGTGAGTGCTGTCCACCTGAGAGAGGCCCCAGGGGGCCAAAGGGAGACAGAGGCTTGGCAG GGCCACCAGGTGACAGAGGCCTTTCAGGAGCAGCTGGTTTACCTGGACCACCGGGAGTGAGTGGTCCTATGGGGTTAAGAGGAGACAAAG GGCATAAAGGTGACAGAGGAAACAGTGGGACAGGCGGGCCACCGGGAGTGACAGGAAAACCAGGACAAAAAG GTGATGTTGGCTCAAAAGGTGAGAGAGGTGAAATAGGGTTGCTCGGTGTCAAAGGTGATAGTGGAGGGAAAGGGGAACCTGGCCAGAATGGGACTGCTGGTGAGAAAGGAGAGCCGGGAAAAGACGGGCCAGTTGGACCTCCAGGAGTGGCTGTTGAGTTGGGTCCTAAAGGAGACAAGGGGGATAAAGGGGAGTGTGGCACGTTCGGGGACAGAGGACAGAAAGGTGAGCGAGGGGATACTGGGTCTCCTGGCATTCCAGGAGCGATGGGCATTCCAGGAATGAACGGCAAGCACGGTTCCCCAGGTCCTGTAGGCCTCCGAGGGGATCAGGGACCTCCTGGACCACAAGGAGAACCAGGGTTTACAGGACCTCAGGGACCACAAGGCATAAGAGGGATGCTTGGACCAAAAGGGGACAGAGGTTACCCTGGGATGAGAGGTGAGCGGGGCTTTCGTGGAATGAAAGGAGCAAAGGGATCAGGGGTTCCCCAGAAACGTTCAGCCTTCAGCGTAGGTATCTCTCCAAGAAAGTCCTTCCCTCCATCTGGCTTCCCGATCCGCTTCGACAAAGTCTTCTACAACGACGACAACCACTTCAATGTCACTTCCAACAGCTTCACATGCGTCCACGCCGGGGTTTACGTCTTCTCCTTCCACATCACCGTACGCAATCAGCCGCTGCGAGCCACACTGGTGGTGAACGGGTCACGGCGGGTAAGGACGCGGGACTCTCTGTACGGTCAAGACATCGACCAGGCGTCCACTCTGGTGGTGCTGCGGCTGGCGGTGGGGGATCAGGTGTGGATGGAGACGCTCAGAGACTGGAATGGGGCATATGCTAGCAGTGAGGATGACAGCATCTTCTCTGGGTTCCTGCTTTACTCAGACATAATCTGA
- the LOC119492046 gene encoding Fc receptor-like protein 5 isoform X2, which produces MDTLISLLVLSTLPQLAVPVVPLVTSFRAVVELVSGDSRIFSGEGARLKCSVADAHKSSWDYLWFRGSEQLSQTGEHLVLWQPKVQESGKYYCQGVRDTAVGNIHTLQSLPLEINVDGGWAILQVPPHPGLVGNTLEFTCRVRGTPPLHEVILYKDGLEVMRQSGLIPHFYLTNLTLEDQGMYSCRASWDVQRRTRSVISATASVHVSEVLSLPVLEIVADNDLMPVNKMKLICLLEYNAPAPAPPIHYYFYKNNNRLGTATTKNHDLVKRTPGHYSCKAKVPELGVSRWSEPKPFGEVTGPQTMVSPTLPPRDPWPLAPPVASPELSLPTAPEPTVSIQSSNPPLMPSQQAPRTLLSTVQSLYPTATPFSMSGQSGDMPDELVDMSGESGDMPDELVDMSGESGDMPDELVDMSGESGDMPDELVDMSGESGDMPDELVDMSGESGDMPDELVDMSGESGDMPEESGDMSGESGDMPEVSGDM; this is translated from the exons ATGGACACGCTAATTTCCCTCCTTG TTCTTTCCACATTACCACAGCTTGCAGTACCTGTGG TTCCCCTTGTGACCTCGTTCAGAGCTGTAGTGGAGCTGGTGTCAGGGGATTCAAGGATCTTCTCTGGAGAGGGTGCCCGGCTGAAATGCAGCGTCGCTGATGCCCACAAGTCATCCTGGGATTACTTGTGGTTCAGGGGATCTGAGCAGCTCTCACAGACTGGGGAGCACCTCGTTCTGTGGCAACCCAAAGTTCAAGAGAGTGGGAAATATTACTGCCAGGGAGTGAGGGACACAGCAGTGGGAAACATACACACCCTCCAAAGTCTGCCTTTGGAGATCAACGTGGATG GAGGGTGGGCTATCCTGCAAGTCCCACCTCATCCCGGCCTCGTCGGAAACACCTTGGAGTTCACGTGTCGCGTCCGAGGCACACCCCCACTTCACGAGGTGATTCTGTACAAAGATGGTCTTGAAGTTATGAGACAAAGTGGCCTCATCCCACATTTCTACCTGACCAACTTGACTCTCGAGGACCAAGGAATGTATTCTTGTAGGGCTTCGTGGGACGTACAGAGGCGTACACGCTCTGTAATTTCAGCTACCGCTTCAGTGCATGTCTCAG AGGTTCTGTCGCTGCCAGTTTTGGAGATTGTTGCCGACAATGACCTGATGCCAGTAAATAAGATGAAGCTCATCTGCCTCCTTGAATACAACGCCCCTGCTCCTGCCCCTCCAATACACTACTATTTCTACAAGAATAACAACCGACTGGGAACAGCAACCACTAAGAACCATGATCTAGTCAAACGGACTCCAGGCCACTACAGCTGCAAGGCCAAGGTGCCTGAGTTGGGCGTCTCCAGGTGGAGTGAACCCAAACCTTTTGGAGAAGTGACAG GACCACAGACGATGGTATCCCCAACTCTTCCTCCCAGAGATCCATGGCCTTTAGCTCCCCCAGTCGCATCCCCAGAACTCTCCCTGCCCACTGCACCTGAGCCAACAGTGAGCATCCAATCCTCAAATCCTCCGCTGATGCCTTCACAGCAAGCGCCAAGAACTTTGCTATCTACAGTCCAGTCTCTTTATCCAACTGCTACTCCTTTCAGTATGTCGGGACAGTCAG GTGACATGCCCGATGAATTAGTCGATATGTCTGGAGAGTCAGGTGACATGCCCGATGAATTAGTCGATATGTCTGGAGAGTCAGGTGACATGCCCGATGAATTAGTCGATATGTCTGGAGAGTCAGGTGACATGCCCGATGAATTAGTCGATATGTCTGGAGAGTCAGGTGACATGCCCGATGAATTAGTCGATATGTCTGGAGAGTCAGGTGACATGCCCGATGAATTAGTCGATATGTCTGGAGAGTCAGGTGACATGCCCGAGGAATCAGGCGATATGTCTGGAGAGTCAGGTGACATGCCCGAGGTATCAGGCGATATGTAG
- the LOC119492046 gene encoding Fc receptor-like protein 5 isoform X4: MDTLISLLVLSTLPQLAVPVVPLVTSFRAVVELVSGDSRIFSGEGARLKCSVADAHKSSWDYLWFRGSEQLSQTGEHLVLWQPKVQESGKYYCQGVRDTAVGNIHTLQSLPLEINVDGGWAILQVPPHPGLVGNTLEFTCRVRGTPPLHEVILYKDGLEVMRQSGLIPHFYLTNLTLEDQGMYSCRASWDVQRRTRSVISATASVHVSEVLSLPVLEIVADNDLMPVNKMKLICLLEYNAPAPAPPIHYYFYKNNNRLGTATTKNHDLVKRTPGHYSCKAKVPELGVSRWSEPKPFGEVTGPQTMVSPTLPPRDPWPLAPPVASPELSLPTAPEPTVSIQSSNPPLMPSQQAPRTLLSTVQSLYPTATPFSMSGQSGDMPDELVDMSGESGDMPEESGDMSGESGDMPEVSGDM, from the exons ATGGACACGCTAATTTCCCTCCTTG TTCTTTCCACATTACCACAGCTTGCAGTACCTGTGG TTCCCCTTGTGACCTCGTTCAGAGCTGTAGTGGAGCTGGTGTCAGGGGATTCAAGGATCTTCTCTGGAGAGGGTGCCCGGCTGAAATGCAGCGTCGCTGATGCCCACAAGTCATCCTGGGATTACTTGTGGTTCAGGGGATCTGAGCAGCTCTCACAGACTGGGGAGCACCTCGTTCTGTGGCAACCCAAAGTTCAAGAGAGTGGGAAATATTACTGCCAGGGAGTGAGGGACACAGCAGTGGGAAACATACACACCCTCCAAAGTCTGCCTTTGGAGATCAACGTGGATG GAGGGTGGGCTATCCTGCAAGTCCCACCTCATCCCGGCCTCGTCGGAAACACCTTGGAGTTCACGTGTCGCGTCCGAGGCACACCCCCACTTCACGAGGTGATTCTGTACAAAGATGGTCTTGAAGTTATGAGACAAAGTGGCCTCATCCCACATTTCTACCTGACCAACTTGACTCTCGAGGACCAAGGAATGTATTCTTGTAGGGCTTCGTGGGACGTACAGAGGCGTACACGCTCTGTAATTTCAGCTACCGCTTCAGTGCATGTCTCAG AGGTTCTGTCGCTGCCAGTTTTGGAGATTGTTGCCGACAATGACCTGATGCCAGTAAATAAGATGAAGCTCATCTGCCTCCTTGAATACAACGCCCCTGCTCCTGCCCCTCCAATACACTACTATTTCTACAAGAATAACAACCGACTGGGAACAGCAACCACTAAGAACCATGATCTAGTCAAACGGACTCCAGGCCACTACAGCTGCAAGGCCAAGGTGCCTGAGTTGGGCGTCTCCAGGTGGAGTGAACCCAAACCTTTTGGAGAAGTGACAG GACCACAGACGATGGTATCCCCAACTCTTCCTCCCAGAGATCCATGGCCTTTAGCTCCCCCAGTCGCATCCCCAGAACTCTCCCTGCCCACTGCACCTGAGCCAACAGTGAGCATCCAATCCTCAAATCCTCCGCTGATGCCTTCACAGCAAGCGCCAAGAACTTTGCTATCTACAGTCCAGTCTCTTTATCCAACTGCTACTCCTTTCAGTATGTCGGGACAGTCAG GTGACATGCCCGATGAATTAGTCGATATGTCTGGAGAGTCAGGTGACATGCCCGAGGAATCAGGCGATATGTCTGGAGAGTCAGGTGACATGCCCGAGGTATCAGGCGATATGTAG
- the LOC119492046 gene encoding Fc receptor-like protein 5 isoform X3 produces the protein MDTLISLLVLSTLPQLAVPVVPLVTSFRAVVELVSGDSRIFSGEGARLKCSVADAHKSSWDYLWFRGSEQLSQTGEHLVLWQPKVQESGKYYCQGVRDTAVGNIHTLQSLPLEINVDGGWAILQVPPHPGLVGNTLEFTCRVRGTPPLHEVILYKDGLEVMRQSGLIPHFYLTNLTLEDQGMYSCRASWDVQRRTRSVISATASVHVSEVLSLPVLEIVADNDLMPVNKMKLICLLEYNAPAPAPPIHYYFYKNNNRLGTATTKNHDLVKRTPGHYSCKAKVPELGVSRWSEPKPFGEVTGPQTMVSPTLPPRDPWPLAPPVASPELSLPTAPEPTVSIQSSNPPLMPSQQAPRTLLSTVQSLYPTATPFSMSGQSGDMPDELVDMSGESGDMPDELVDMSGESGDMPDELVDMSGESGDMPDELVDMSGESGDMPEESGDMSGESGDMPEVSGDM, from the exons ATGGACACGCTAATTTCCCTCCTTG TTCTTTCCACATTACCACAGCTTGCAGTACCTGTGG TTCCCCTTGTGACCTCGTTCAGAGCTGTAGTGGAGCTGGTGTCAGGGGATTCAAGGATCTTCTCTGGAGAGGGTGCCCGGCTGAAATGCAGCGTCGCTGATGCCCACAAGTCATCCTGGGATTACTTGTGGTTCAGGGGATCTGAGCAGCTCTCACAGACTGGGGAGCACCTCGTTCTGTGGCAACCCAAAGTTCAAGAGAGTGGGAAATATTACTGCCAGGGAGTGAGGGACACAGCAGTGGGAAACATACACACCCTCCAAAGTCTGCCTTTGGAGATCAACGTGGATG GAGGGTGGGCTATCCTGCAAGTCCCACCTCATCCCGGCCTCGTCGGAAACACCTTGGAGTTCACGTGTCGCGTCCGAGGCACACCCCCACTTCACGAGGTGATTCTGTACAAAGATGGTCTTGAAGTTATGAGACAAAGTGGCCTCATCCCACATTTCTACCTGACCAACTTGACTCTCGAGGACCAAGGAATGTATTCTTGTAGGGCTTCGTGGGACGTACAGAGGCGTACACGCTCTGTAATTTCAGCTACCGCTTCAGTGCATGTCTCAG AGGTTCTGTCGCTGCCAGTTTTGGAGATTGTTGCCGACAATGACCTGATGCCAGTAAATAAGATGAAGCTCATCTGCCTCCTTGAATACAACGCCCCTGCTCCTGCCCCTCCAATACACTACTATTTCTACAAGAATAACAACCGACTGGGAACAGCAACCACTAAGAACCATGATCTAGTCAAACGGACTCCAGGCCACTACAGCTGCAAGGCCAAGGTGCCTGAGTTGGGCGTCTCCAGGTGGAGTGAACCCAAACCTTTTGGAGAAGTGACAG GACCACAGACGATGGTATCCCCAACTCTTCCTCCCAGAGATCCATGGCCTTTAGCTCCCCCAGTCGCATCCCCAGAACTCTCCCTGCCCACTGCACCTGAGCCAACAGTGAGCATCCAATCCTCAAATCCTCCGCTGATGCCTTCACAGCAAGCGCCAAGAACTTTGCTATCTACAGTCCAGTCTCTTTATCCAACTGCTACTCCTTTCAGTATGTCGGGACAGTCAG GTGACATGCCCGATGAATTAGTCGATATGTCTGGAGAGTCAGGTGACATGCCCGATGAATTAGTCGATATGTCTGGAGAGTCAGGTGACATGCCCGATGAATTAGTCGATATGTCTGGAGAGTCAGGTGACATGCCCGATGAATTAGTCGATATGTCTGGAGAGTCAGGTGACATGCCCGAGGAATCAGGCGATATGTCTGGAGAGTCAGGTGACATGCCCGAGGTATCAGGCGATATGTAG
- the LOC119492046 gene encoding Fc receptor-like protein 5 isoform X1 has translation MDTLISLLVLSTLPQLAVPVVPLVTSFRAVVELVSGDSRIFSGEGARLKCSVADAHKSSWDYLWFRGSEQLSQTGEHLVLWQPKVQESGKYYCQGVRDTAVGNIHTLQSLPLEINVDGGWAILQVPPHPGLVGNTLEFTCRVRGTPPLHEVILYKDGLEVMRQSGLIPHFYLTNLTLEDQGMYSCRASWDVQRRTRSVISATASVHVSEVLSLPVLEIVADNDLMPVNKMKLICLLEYNAPAPAPPIHYYFYKNNNRLGTATTKNHDLVKRTPGHYSCKAKVPELGVSRWSEPKPFGEVTGPQTMVSPTLPPRDPWPLAPPVASPELSLPTAPEPTVSIQSSNPPLMPSQQAPRTLLSTVQSLYPTATPFSMSGQSGDMPDELVDMSGESGDMPDELVDMSGESGDMPDELVDMSGESGDMPDELVDMSGESGDMPDELVDMSGESGDMPDELVDMSGESGDMPDELVDMSGESGDMPEESGDMSGESGDMPEVSGDM, from the exons ATGGACACGCTAATTTCCCTCCTTG TTCTTTCCACATTACCACAGCTTGCAGTACCTGTGG TTCCCCTTGTGACCTCGTTCAGAGCTGTAGTGGAGCTGGTGTCAGGGGATTCAAGGATCTTCTCTGGAGAGGGTGCCCGGCTGAAATGCAGCGTCGCTGATGCCCACAAGTCATCCTGGGATTACTTGTGGTTCAGGGGATCTGAGCAGCTCTCACAGACTGGGGAGCACCTCGTTCTGTGGCAACCCAAAGTTCAAGAGAGTGGGAAATATTACTGCCAGGGAGTGAGGGACACAGCAGTGGGAAACATACACACCCTCCAAAGTCTGCCTTTGGAGATCAACGTGGATG GAGGGTGGGCTATCCTGCAAGTCCCACCTCATCCCGGCCTCGTCGGAAACACCTTGGAGTTCACGTGTCGCGTCCGAGGCACACCCCCACTTCACGAGGTGATTCTGTACAAAGATGGTCTTGAAGTTATGAGACAAAGTGGCCTCATCCCACATTTCTACCTGACCAACTTGACTCTCGAGGACCAAGGAATGTATTCTTGTAGGGCTTCGTGGGACGTACAGAGGCGTACACGCTCTGTAATTTCAGCTACCGCTTCAGTGCATGTCTCAG AGGTTCTGTCGCTGCCAGTTTTGGAGATTGTTGCCGACAATGACCTGATGCCAGTAAATAAGATGAAGCTCATCTGCCTCCTTGAATACAACGCCCCTGCTCCTGCCCCTCCAATACACTACTATTTCTACAAGAATAACAACCGACTGGGAACAGCAACCACTAAGAACCATGATCTAGTCAAACGGACTCCAGGCCACTACAGCTGCAAGGCCAAGGTGCCTGAGTTGGGCGTCTCCAGGTGGAGTGAACCCAAACCTTTTGGAGAAGTGACAG GACCACAGACGATGGTATCCCCAACTCTTCCTCCCAGAGATCCATGGCCTTTAGCTCCCCCAGTCGCATCCCCAGAACTCTCCCTGCCCACTGCACCTGAGCCAACAGTGAGCATCCAATCCTCAAATCCTCCGCTGATGCCTTCACAGCAAGCGCCAAGAACTTTGCTATCTACAGTCCAGTCTCTTTATCCAACTGCTACTCCTTTCAGTATGTCGGGACAGTCAGGTGACATGCCCGATGAATTAGTCGATATGTCTGGAGAGTCAGGTGACATGCCCGATGAATTAGTCGATATGTCTGGAGAGTCAGGTGACATGCCCGATGAATTAGTCGATATGTCTGGAGAGTCAGGTGACATGCCCGATGAATTAGTCGATATGTCTGGAGAGTCAGGTGACATGCCCGATGAATTAGTCGATATGTCTGGAGAGTCAGGTGACATGCCCGATGAATTAGTCGATATGTCTGGAGAGTCAGGTGACATGCCCGATGAATTAGTCGATATGTCTGGAGAGTCAGGTGACATGCCCGAGGAATCAGGCGATATGTCTGGAGAGTCAGGTGACATGCCCGAGGTATCAGGCGATATGTAG